In the Arthrobacter zhaoxinii genome, one interval contains:
- a CDS encoding alpha/beta fold hydrolase has translation MNAQTVIRRNNVRVLGRADGPVLLLVQGFGCDQVIWNPILPAFTDSYKVVLFDHAGTGGADPEAYDPAKYAVLEGYAEDLVEILDALDLEQAIIVGHSIAGAMAVAASVQTPRIARLVLLCAAPCYVSDDGYAGGFSEEDIQGVMDAVEANYPLWARMVAPGIAGPDAGPEGEAAMAEQMCRLHPEYVRDFLRMTFATDIRHLLPQVSVPALILQSQADPLAPEAASLYLHRFLPGSTLAELNVRGSMPHIIAPRETVEAILQHLPVVRS, from the coding sequence ATGAATGCGCAGACAGTAATCCGTCGAAACAACGTCCGGGTGCTGGGGCGTGCCGATGGTCCGGTGCTGCTGCTCGTTCAGGGTTTCGGCTGCGACCAGGTGATCTGGAATCCGATCCTGCCGGCATTCACGGACTCCTACAAGGTGGTGTTGTTTGACCACGCAGGAACCGGCGGTGCCGACCCTGAGGCTTATGACCCGGCCAAGTATGCCGTCCTCGAAGGCTATGCGGAGGACCTGGTGGAAATTCTGGATGCTCTGGACCTGGAGCAGGCCATCATCGTGGGGCACAGCATCGCCGGCGCGATGGCAGTGGCCGCCTCGGTGCAGACTCCACGGATTGCACGCCTCGTCCTGCTTTGCGCCGCGCCCTGCTACGTCAGCGACGACGGATATGCCGGCGGGTTCTCGGAGGAGGATATCCAGGGAGTGATGGATGCCGTGGAGGCAAACTATCCGCTCTGGGCACGGATGGTGGCTCCGGGAATAGCGGGCCCGGACGCCGGCCCGGAGGGTGAAGCTGCCATGGCCGAGCAGATGTGCCGGCTACACCCGGAATACGTGCGGGATTTCCTGCGGATGACCTTTGCCACGGACATCCGGCACCTGCTGCCCCAGGTATCGGTCCCGGCCCTGATTCTGCAGTCCCAGGCCGACCCGCTTGCTCCTGAAGCGGCGTCGTTGTACCTTCACCGGTTCCTTCCCGGCAGTACGCTGGCGGAGCTGAACGTCCGCGGAAGCATGCCGCACATCATTGCTCCCCGCGAGACGGTTGAGGCCATCCTCCAACACCTGCCGGTGGTTCGCTCATGA